The Pseudomonas protegens genome contains the following window.
GTGCCGGGGATGCCGGGATCGCCACCATTGCCGGCACCCAGGCCGCGGCAATCCAGGAACAGCGGCGCTTCTCCCGACAGAACGAGCAGGAAGCCGACCGTATCGGCATCCTCAATCTGGAGAAGGCCGGCTACGATCCGCGCTCGATGCCCACCATGTTCGAGCGCCTGATGCGCCAGTACCGCTTCGATGCCAAGCCGCCGGAATTCCTCTTGACCCACCCGGTCACCGAGTCGCGGATCGCCGACACCCGCAACCGTGCCGAACAGGCCAAGCAGGGCGGTACCGAAGACAGCCTGCGCTATCAACTGATTCGTGCCCGAGTGCAACTCAACTATGAAGAGTCCCCGGGCCTGGCCGCCAAGCGTTTTCGCGCGCAGCTCGACGAAAACCCGAAAAACGACATTGCGCGCTACGGCCTGGCCATCGCCCAGATCAAGGGCAGCCAGTGGAACGAGGCTCGGGAAAACCTCAAGCCGTTGCTGGCCAAGTCGCCCAATGACATCACCTACAACCTGGCCCAGATCGAGCTGGACATGGCCAACAGCCGCCTGCCGGATGCGCAAAGTCGGGTCGAGCGAATGCTCAACCTGTACCCCGGCAACTATCCGCTGAACCAGATTCGGGTTGATCTTCTGCTCAAGCAGAACCGCCCGGCGGACGCGGAAAAAGCCCTGGAGGGCCTGCTGAAAAGTCGCCCGGATGACCCGGACGTCTGGTACCTGGTGGCGGAAACCCGCGGCCTGTCCGGCAACATCATCGGCCTGCACCAGGCGCGAGCCGAGTACTTCGCCCTGGTCGGCGACTATCGCCAGGCCATCCAGCAGCTGGACTTCGCCAAGCGCCGGGCCGGCAGCAACTTCCCGCTTTCCTCGAGAATCGATGCGCGTCAGCGCGAGATGATGGATCAGGAGCAGATGGTCAAGGACATGATGCGCTGACCTTGCCGAGAGCCACAAAAAAGCCCGCCTCATACGAGGCGGGCTTTTTATTGGGCACCCCTTAAGGCTGGCGGGTTATTCGGCCAGCTTGAAGGTAATGAAGCTGGCTCGCCCCTGACGCAGAACACGCATGGACACCGAACGATTCTTCGGTAGCGCCTTGGCGATTTCAGTGAACTCCTTCGCGGTGGTGATCGCCTGGTTGTTCAGGTGAGTGATCACATCGCCCGGCTGGAGGCCGATCAGCGCCGCAGGACCGTCCTGAACTTCCTTGATGACAACGCCACCCTTGAGGTCGAAGGCTTTCTTCTGCTCATCGTTGAGTTCGATCACGGCCACGCCGAGACGGTTGCTGCTGCGCTCGACTCCGGACTTGGGCAGCATGCTCAGGTCCTTGTCTTCCTCGGGGATGGCACCGACGGTCAGCTCGACGTTCTTGCGCTTGCCGTCGCGGATCACTTCTAGATTGGCCTTGGCCCCGGCCTTCAGCGCGCCCACCAGGTGCGGCAGGTCGGCAGACATGACGATGGGCTGGCCATTGAGGCTGAGAATCACGTCACCCACTTGCAAGCCACCCTTGGCTGCCGGGCCGCCATCCTGAACCTGAGCCACCAGTGCACCGGCGGGTTTTTCCAGGCCGAAGGACTCAGCCAGGTCTTTATTGACCTCCTGAATCACCACGCCCAGCCAGCCACGGCTGACCTTGCCACCGGTTTTCAGCTGATTGGAGACGTCCATCGCCACATCGATCGGGATGGCGAAGGACACGCCCATGAAGCCACCGGAACGGGTGTAGATCTGCGAGTTGATCCCCACCACTTCACCGGCCAGGTTGAACAGTGGACCACCGGAGTTGCCCGGGTTGATCGGCACGTCGGTCTGGATGAACGGCACATAGTTTTCGTTCGGCAGGCTACGACCGATGGCGCTGACGATGCCCTGGGTCACAGTGTGGTCAAAGCCGAACGGCGAACCGATGGCCACGACCCATTGGCCGGCCTTGAGGTCCTGGGATTTGCCCAGTTTCAGCACGGGCAGGTCTTTGCCATCAATCTTCAGCAGCGCCACGTCGGAGCGCGGGTCGGTGCCGATCAGTTTGGCTTTCAACTCGCTGCGGTCGGCCAGGCGCACGAGGATCTCGTCCGCATCGGCGATCACGTGGTTGTTGGTGAGAATGTAGCCATCCGGGGAGATGATGAAGCCCGAACCCAGGGATTGCGCCTCGCGCTGGCGATCACCGCGCGGGGAGCGCTGCTGGGGCATGCCGCGCTCGAAAAACTCCCGCAGCATTGGCGGCAGGCCTTCCAGATCGGGCATCTGCGCTGAGTTGGAAACCCGGCGATCGGGCAGTTTCTGCGTGGTACTGATGTTCACCACTGCGGGCGAGGCCTGCTCGACCAGTTGGGTGAAATCAGGCAACTCGGCTGCCTGGGCAGACACGGCCTGACCCAGCACCAGTACAGTGGCAAGAATGGTGAAGTAGGACTTCAAGCGTGGTATCGACATACGGCTCCCGTTACGACGAGCGTGGTTAAGCGATATGAAGCAGCAAATGCCGAAAAGACAGGGGTGGCACTTTTGCTCCAGGAACGACAAATAAGGTCAGAACCGAGGGGGTTCTGACCTATAAAAAAACTTTGTGGATTTTGCAAATGAAATTGCTCACCAAACATTTCATCTTCTCAATTGTGGATCAGCCATGATTGACCTCTTACACAACCAATAAAGCTTCATTGTTTGGTGGCGGCATCGAAACGCATGGACAGGGCAATACGTTCGGCGGTGCCAATCGGAATTTCCCCGACCACCGTGACCATCATTTCGCCTTCGGGGGTGGTCAAGCGCCGCGATACTGCGACAGTCGGCCCCAACTGCGAACGAGTGTCGGTCACCGC
Protein-coding sequences here:
- a CDS encoding M48 family metalloprotease translates to MNLLRPTLLTLACLLASPGFADDLPSLGDASSAIVSPQQEHQLGRAWLALLRSQVSQLNDPQLKDYVETSVYKLVETSQVNDRRLEFILINSPQLNAFAAPGGIVGVNGGLFLNAQTEGEYASVLAHELAHLSQRHFARGVEAQQRMQVPMMAALLAGIVIAAAGAGDAGIATIAGTQAAAIQEQRRFSRQNEQEADRIGILNLEKAGYDPRSMPTMFERLMRQYRFDAKPPEFLLTHPVTESRIADTRNRAEQAKQGGTEDSLRYQLIRARVQLNYEESPGLAAKRFRAQLDENPKNDIARYGLAIAQIKGSQWNEARENLKPLLAKSPNDITYNLAQIELDMANSRLPDAQSRVERMLNLYPGNYPLNQIRVDLLLKQNRPADAEKALEGLLKSRPDDPDVWYLVAETRGLSGNIIGLHQARAEYFALVGDYRQAIQQLDFAKRRAGSNFPLSSRIDARQREMMDQEQMVKDMMR
- a CDS encoding DegQ family serine endoprotease, which produces MSIPRLKSYFTILATVLVLGQAVSAQAAELPDFTQLVEQASPAVVNISTTQKLPDRRVSNSAQMPDLEGLPPMLREFFERGMPQQRSPRGDRQREAQSLGSGFIISPDGYILTNNHVIADADEILVRLADRSELKAKLIGTDPRSDVALLKIDGKDLPVLKLGKSQDLKAGQWVVAIGSPFGFDHTVTQGIVSAIGRSLPNENYVPFIQTDVPINPGNSGGPLFNLAGEVVGINSQIYTRSGGFMGVSFAIPIDVAMDVSNQLKTGGKVSRGWLGVVIQEVNKDLAESFGLEKPAGALVAQVQDGGPAAKGGLQVGDVILSLNGQPIVMSADLPHLVGALKAGAKANLEVIRDGKRKNVELTVGAIPEEDKDLSMLPKSGVERSSNRLGVAVIELNDEQKKAFDLKGGVVIKEVQDGPAALIGLQPGDVITHLNNQAITTAKEFTEIAKALPKNRSVSMRVLRQGRASFITFKLAE